From the genome of Tepidamorphus gemmatus, one region includes:
- a CDS encoding site-specific DNA-methyltransferase yields MSRLTDLIARAKAKDPALGDELEREFRALASRRAFGLNFERHRPESVELPGRPIRRGDKVRILPPRGSTKKGDPRLWRVLRIEEDGARPTAHLAPLDGAEPEAATAPVEDLVVMAEFRDYIYPGLVSTGRVARGGDKPFHSVINGENFHVLEALTFTHRGRIDAIYIDPPYNTGARDWKYNNDYVEAEDLYRHSKWLAFMERRLKVAKELLNPENSVLIVTIDEKEYLRLGLLLEQTFPEADVEMVTSVISAKGAVRPGRFSRVEEHIFFVFIGSAKINWWVSNMLPSGPEDEISERDAGPKPIQWLLLRRREPTSIRSARPNQFYPIFVNSSDGTIRSIGDPIPPETDRHSVDSPEGTTALWPIKPDGTEMLWGLTPEVLRRNLEKGYVRINNWEPKNKTGSVQYLQKGTIEKIESGEIVITGYADDGSVQGHTAPGVLQGKSPKRIWNMRSHNAETGGTNLLSALLPKRRFPFPKSLYAVEDALRFFVADKPEAIILDFFAGSGTTAHAVMRLNRQDGGRRQCISVTNNEVAADEQKALRQDGLRPGDPDWEKWGICEYITKPRIEAAITGRTPEGAPIKGDYKFTDEFPMAEGFEENAEFFTLTYESPVAVHHNLAFQRIAPLLWLRAGARGRRIDTLPEQGWEVADTYGLLIDLDRAAEFCAAVEAAEGVKIAYVVTDDDRRFQSVARRLPAEVEPIRLYEAYLSNFRFSMGR; encoded by the coding sequence GTGTCGCGACTGACCGACCTGATCGCACGGGCCAAGGCGAAGGACCCCGCGCTCGGCGACGAGCTGGAACGCGAATTCAGGGCGCTGGCCTCGCGCCGCGCCTTCGGGCTCAATTTCGAGCGCCACCGCCCCGAAAGCGTGGAGCTTCCCGGCCGGCCGATCCGGCGGGGCGACAAGGTGCGCATCCTTCCCCCGCGCGGCTCCACGAAAAAGGGCGATCCGCGCCTTTGGCGGGTGCTGCGCATCGAGGAGGATGGCGCACGCCCCACCGCGCATCTGGCGCCGCTGGACGGGGCCGAGCCCGAGGCGGCCACGGCGCCGGTCGAAGACCTGGTCGTGATGGCCGAGTTTCGCGACTACATCTATCCCGGCCTTGTCAGCACCGGCCGGGTGGCGCGCGGCGGCGACAAGCCCTTTCACAGCGTGATCAACGGCGAGAACTTCCATGTGCTCGAGGCGCTGACCTTCACCCATCGCGGCCGCATCGACGCGATCTATATCGACCCGCCCTACAACACCGGGGCGCGGGACTGGAAATACAACAACGACTATGTCGAGGCCGAAGACCTCTATCGCCATTCCAAGTGGCTGGCCTTCATGGAGCGGCGGCTGAAGGTGGCGAAGGAGCTTCTGAACCCCGAAAACTCGGTCCTGATCGTGACCATCGACGAGAAGGAATATCTGCGCCTGGGGCTGCTGCTGGAACAGACGTTTCCGGAGGCGGATGTCGAAATGGTAACCAGCGTAATCAGCGCAAAAGGCGCGGTGAGACCGGGGCGGTTCTCACGGGTCGAAGAGCATATCTTTTTCGTTTTCATTGGGTCAGCGAAGATCAATTGGTGGGTCAGTAATATGCTCCCTTCCGGCCCGGAGGATGAAATTTCTGAAAGGGACGCAGGGCCCAAGCCGATCCAATGGCTACTACTTCGCAGGCGAGAGCCTACGAGCATTCGTAGCGCGCGTCCTAATCAATTCTACCCAATCTTTGTAAATAGCTCAGACGGAACAATACGCTCTATAGGGGATCCCATTCCCCCAGAAACCGATCGGCATTCTGTTGACTCTCCCGAAGGCACAACGGCGCTGTGGCCAATCAAACCAGATGGAACTGAAATGCTTTGGGGTCTCACACCGGAGGTTCTCCGCCGGAATCTCGAAAAGGGCTACGTTCGGATAAACAACTGGGAACCGAAAAATAAAACCGGATCAGTCCAGTATCTCCAAAAAGGCACTATTGAAAAAATCGAATCTGGTGAGATTGTCATTACGGGTTACGCCGATGATGGATCTGTTCAGGGTCATACAGCCCCGGGAGTGCTACAAGGAAAGTCTCCAAAGAGAATCTGGAACATGCGCTCCCACAATGCGGAGACTGGTGGGACAAACCTTCTGTCGGCGCTGCTCCCCAAGCGCCGGTTCCCCTTTCCCAAATCCCTCTACGCGGTCGAAGACGCCCTGCGCTTCTTCGTCGCTGACAAGCCCGAGGCGATCATTCTCGATTTCTTCGCCGGCTCCGGCACCACGGCGCATGCGGTGATGCGGCTCAACCGGCAGGATGGCGGGCGGCGGCAATGCATCTCGGTCACCAACAACGAGGTCGCCGCCGACGAACAGAAGGCGCTGCGCCAGGACGGCCTGCGCCCCGGCGATCCGGACTGGGAGAAATGGGGCATCTGCGAATACATCACAAAGCCCCGCATCGAGGCCGCGATCACCGGCCGCACGCCCGAGGGCGCGCCGATCAAGGGCGACTACAAGTTCACCGACGAATTCCCCATGGCCGAGGGCTTCGAGGAGAACGCCGAATTCTTCACGCTGACCTATGAAAGCCCCGTGGCGGTGCATCACAACCTGGCCTTCCAGCGCATCGCGCCCTTGCTGTGGCTGCGCGCGGGCGCCCGCGGCCGGCGCATCGACACACTGCCCGAACAGGGCTGGGAGGTGGCCGATACCTACGGTCTGCTCATCGATCTCGACCGCGCGGCGGAATTCTGCGCCGCGGTCGAGGCGGCCGAGGGGGTGAAGATCGCCTATGTCGTCACCGATGACGACCGGCGCTTTCAGTCCGTCGCGCGGCGGCTGCCGGCAGAGGTGGAGCCGATCCGGCTCTACGAGGCCTATCTTTCCAATTTCCGCTTTTCGATGGGGCGCTGA
- a CDS encoding DEAD/DEAH box helicase, whose translation MKFTLKDYQEDAARDVLDNLKDAAMFWRERGRKTAFSLTATTGAGKTVMAAAVFEALFHGDDTFDFEADPGAVVIWFSDDPSLNAQSHFRLREASDRLSLSDLVIVQNTFQREKLEPGKVYFLNTQKLSKTSLLVRGHDPDDAGVETEGGVPLMPDARAFTIWDTIQNTIEDPDLMLYLVLDEAHRGMGGTGNGGERRTIVQRLINGHGTVPGIPIVLGISATVERFNAAVANMTDRTILPNVVVDSAKVQASGLLKDTIILDVPNEVGQFDTVLVRRGTDKLKEITAAWEAYAAEQGMTEAVVPLMVLQVPNTPDPDEIGRALDTIYERWPDLPDDAVAHVFGDHTTQTFGRHSIPYISPERVQESTWVRVLIAKDAISTGWDCPRAEVMVSFRPARDRTHITQLLGRMVRTPLARRIAGNERLNAVDCMLPLFDKKSVTEIAKALMSGGDGGEELPGRRVLVNPEELKPNPAIPKEVWEKLTSLPSQALPKKHAKPVKRLTALAHELAADGLLPGAGKKAHAEMHKVLNAARERYKEEIANARNAVLMVEGVAVGVDLDAGEMSFDDFIEAADFAVIDDAFRRAGRVLSPDLATTYCEALAKSEGDPADLEAALIEARVTIAAIGMVPGVKTYLEDEAEKLANDWLTRFRVEIRGLSDERQEVYRQLREMSAHPLDVDLAEPKSWMQPTTVREADGTETPLPRHKRHLMCATDGLFPEDFNSWEADVIAAELKRPDVVGWYRNPSRASQDSLGVTYENDGETKIVRPDFIIFARLPDGSIAADIVDPHGTQFGDAIPKLRGLAAYAEKHGHVFRRIDAIAKVGEQYRVLDLKEPSVRAAIKSATSIKSLYDSAPAQDYHL comes from the coding sequence ATGAAGTTCACGCTCAAGGATTACCAGGAAGACGCTGCCCGCGATGTGCTGGACAACCTCAAGGACGCGGCGATGTTCTGGCGCGAGCGGGGGCGCAAGACGGCCTTTTCGCTGACGGCGACCACCGGCGCCGGCAAGACCGTGATGGCCGCGGCCGTGTTCGAGGCGCTGTTTCATGGCGACGACACCTTCGATTTCGAGGCCGATCCCGGCGCCGTGGTGATCTGGTTCAGCGACGACCCCTCGCTGAACGCGCAATCCCATTTCCGCCTGCGCGAGGCCTCGGACCGGCTGAGCCTGTCCGACCTGGTGATCGTCCAGAACACCTTTCAGCGCGAGAAGCTGGAGCCGGGAAAGGTCTATTTCCTGAACACCCAGAAGCTGAGCAAGACGAGCCTTCTGGTGCGCGGTCATGACCCCGACGATGCCGGGGTAGAGACCGAAGGCGGCGTGCCGCTGATGCCCGATGCGCGGGCCTTCACGATCTGGGACACGATCCAGAACACGATCGAAGACCCTGACCTGATGCTCTACCTTGTGCTTGACGAGGCTCACCGGGGGATGGGCGGCACCGGCAACGGCGGTGAGAGACGGACAATCGTTCAGAGGCTTATCAACGGCCACGGCACGGTTCCGGGGATCCCGATCGTCCTCGGGATCTCGGCGACGGTCGAGCGGTTCAACGCAGCCGTGGCCAACATGACCGACCGCACGATCCTGCCCAACGTCGTGGTGGATTCGGCCAAGGTGCAGGCGTCGGGCCTGTTGAAGGACACGATCATCCTCGACGTGCCAAACGAGGTCGGCCAGTTCGACACGGTGCTGGTGCGGCGCGGGACCGACAAGCTGAAGGAGATCACCGCCGCCTGGGAGGCCTATGCGGCGGAACAGGGCATGACCGAAGCTGTCGTGCCGCTAATGGTTCTTCAGGTGCCGAATACGCCTGACCCCGACGAGATCGGGCGCGCGCTCGATACCATATACGAACGCTGGCCCGATCTGCCCGACGATGCCGTGGCGCATGTGTTCGGCGACCACACCACCCAGACATTCGGCCGCCATTCCATTCCCTACATCTCCCCGGAACGCGTGCAGGAATCGACCTGGGTGCGGGTGCTGATCGCCAAGGATGCGATCAGCACGGGCTGGGATTGCCCGCGGGCCGAGGTGATGGTCTCGTTCCGGCCGGCGCGCGACAGGACGCATATTACCCAGCTGCTCGGCCGGATGGTCCGGACACCCCTTGCACGGCGCATCGCGGGCAACGAAAGGCTCAATGCCGTCGACTGCATGTTGCCGCTCTTCGACAAGAAGTCGGTGACGGAAATCGCCAAGGCGCTCATGTCGGGCGGCGACGGGGGCGAGGAGCTGCCCGGCCGCCGCGTGCTCGTCAATCCCGAGGAGTTGAAGCCGAATCCGGCCATCCCCAAGGAAGTCTGGGAAAAGCTGACGTCGCTTCCCTCGCAGGCCTTGCCGAAAAAACACGCAAAGCCGGTCAAGCGCCTCACCGCCCTTGCGCACGAGTTGGCAGCGGACGGGCTTTTGCCCGGGGCCGGCAAGAAGGCCCACGCCGAGATGCACAAGGTGCTGAATGCCGCGAGGGAGCGCTACAAGGAAGAGATCGCGAATGCCCGCAACGCCGTTCTCATGGTCGAGGGCGTCGCCGTCGGTGTCGATCTTGATGCCGGCGAAATGTCCTTCGACGATTTCATCGAGGCCGCCGACTTCGCCGTCATTGATGACGCATTCCGTCGAGCAGGACGTGTCCTCAGCCCGGATCTTGCGACCACATATTGTGAGGCCTTGGCGAAATCGGAGGGCGATCCGGCCGACCTCGAAGCGGCACTGATCGAAGCACGTGTCACCATCGCGGCTATCGGAATGGTGCCGGGAGTGAAGACCTATCTTGAAGATGAAGCCGAAAAACTGGCCAACGACTGGCTGACCAGATTCAGGGTCGAAATCAGGGGACTTTCCGATGAGCGGCAGGAAGTCTATCGCCAGCTTAGGGAAATGAGTGCTCATCCGCTGGACGTCGATCTGGCCGAGCCGAAGTCCTGGATGCAACCCACAACCGTTCGAGAGGCCGACGGAACCGAAACACCTCTGCCGCGACATAAACGCCACCTGATGTGCGCGACTGACGGGCTTTTCCCGGAAGACTTCAATTCATGGGAAGCCGACGTGATCGCGGCAGAACTGAAACGACCGGATGTCGTTGGGTGGTACCGCAACCCATCTCGGGCCAGTCAGGATTCACTGGGCGTCACATACGAGAACGACGGAGAGACCAAGATCGTCCGGCCAGACTTCATCATTTTCGCGCGCCTGCCGGATGGGTCAATTGCGGCTGACATTGTCGATCCTCACGGAACGCAGTTCGGCGATGCCATTCCCAAGCTGAGAGGACTGGCGGCCTACGCGGAAAAGCACGGTCACGTTTTCCGGCGGATCGACGCAATCGCCAAGGTCGGCGAGCAATATCGCGTCCTGGATCTCAAGGAGCCCTCTGTCCGCGCCGCAATCAAGTCGGCGACATCAATCAAGAGCCTTTATGACAGTGCCCCTGCCCAAGACTATCACTTGTGA
- a CDS encoding septal ring lytic transglycosylase RlpA family protein: MAIIAAVLAGCTATTASNKLGVTASPRVVPVGAPVPSGGGTYKLGQPYRIAGKTFVPREDPGYDEIGLASWYGGDFHGRRTANGEIFDSTALSAAHPTLPLPTYARVTNLENGKSVVVRINDRGPFAHNRLIDLSKRTAEVLEFKHTGTAKVRVQYVGAAPLDGNDGQWLTTTVRYDGQPVAPVMLATAPQVPAQVPVQPSVPTPAQAPAQVAALDGGAEAPQGLAPVPQMGFTQPTPAAFGTAPASPTPTPQVPVGGNVTYRWVSGYTSPPVASSEIFGAFAAFDDGRDIVLVISSLPLAPEPLPQR; the protein is encoded by the coding sequence ATGGCGATCATCGCTGCCGTGCTGGCAGGCTGCACTGCCACCACCGCGAGCAACAAGCTCGGCGTCACCGCCAGTCCGCGCGTCGTGCCGGTCGGAGCGCCGGTGCCCAGCGGCGGCGGCACCTACAAGCTCGGCCAGCCGTACAGGATCGCCGGCAAGACCTTCGTGCCGCGTGAGGATCCGGGTTACGACGAGATCGGTCTCGCATCCTGGTACGGTGGTGATTTCCATGGCCGCCGCACCGCCAATGGCGAAATCTTCGATTCCACAGCCCTGTCCGCGGCTCATCCGACACTGCCGCTGCCAACCTATGCCAGGGTCACCAATCTCGAAAACGGCAAGTCGGTGGTCGTGCGTATCAACGACCGCGGCCCGTTCGCGCACAATCGGCTGATCGACCTGTCGAAGCGTACGGCCGAAGTGCTGGAATTCAAGCACACCGGGACGGCCAAGGTGCGCGTCCAGTACGTGGGGGCGGCGCCGCTGGATGGCAACGATGGCCAATGGCTGACGACGACGGTCCGATATGACGGGCAGCCGGTCGCGCCGGTGATGCTGGCCACGGCCCCTCAGGTGCCCGCCCAGGTACCTGTGCAGCCATCCGTCCCGACACCTGCACAGGCACCGGCTCAGGTCGCCGCGCTCGACGGCGGCGCAGAGGCACCGCAAGGCTTGGCGCCTGTGCCGCAGATGGGCTTCACACAGCCGACGCCGGCCGCCTTTGGGACGGCTCCCGCGTCGCCAACGCCGACGCCGCAGGTCCCGGTCGGCGGCAATGTCACCTACCGGTGGGTTTCGGGCTACACGTCGCCACCGGTCGCGTCCTCGGAGATCTTCGGCGCCTTCGCCGCCTTCGATGACGGCCGGGACATCGTCCTTGTGATCTCGTCGCTGCCGCTCGCGCCCGAGCCGCTGCCGCAGCGCTAG
- a CDS encoding D-alanyl-D-alanine carboxypeptidase family protein — MHWTARTHRPDRRPWNAVFARAVVVLLGLVVAASPIAQAQPIETAAPSAYMIDDATGTILISKNPDTPLAPASMAKLMTLELAFQAIKEGRLSLDDEFFISENAWRRGGAPSRTSTMFAAVKSNVRLEDLLRGIMVQNANDACIAIAEGMAGSEAAFAGLMNQRARELGLTHSTFVNATGLPERDGPRQTMSTRDLVTLARHVINEYPDLYRLFSEPEFTWNKIRQTNRNPLIGQTIGVDGLLTGYDETDGFGMIASAVLDGQRIIVAVNGLKTSNERFSEVQKLLGWAARSFEKLSLFAAGEPVGAIGVYGGEIGSVPVAAHQPIEVLIPRGVRSKLRARIVYLGPLRAPVAEGQRVGEFQVFNDDQLIGTAPVFATRDVDVGPLYSRALDAAYQMVVELIHSGVDAATNR, encoded by the coding sequence GTGCACTGGACAGCCAGGACGCATCGCCCCGACCGTCGCCCCTGGAATGCCGTCTTCGCGCGTGCGGTGGTCGTCCTGCTTGGCCTGGTTGTCGCCGCAAGCCCGATAGCGCAGGCTCAGCCAATTGAGACGGCGGCGCCATCGGCCTACATGATCGATGATGCCACGGGCACCATCCTGATCAGCAAGAACCCCGACACGCCGCTGGCCCCCGCCAGCATGGCCAAGCTGATGACGCTGGAACTCGCCTTCCAGGCGATCAAGGAAGGGCGGCTGTCGCTCGACGACGAGTTCTTCATCTCGGAAAACGCCTGGCGACGTGGCGGCGCGCCATCGAGGACATCCACGATGTTCGCCGCGGTCAAGTCAAACGTACGACTTGAGGATCTGCTGCGCGGCATCATGGTGCAGAACGCCAATGACGCCTGCATCGCCATCGCCGAGGGCATGGCCGGCAGCGAGGCTGCCTTCGCCGGGCTGATGAACCAGCGCGCACGCGAACTCGGCCTGACGCACAGCACGTTCGTCAACGCGACCGGGCTGCCGGAGCGCGACGGACCGCGCCAGACGATGTCGACACGCGACCTCGTGACCCTCGCCCGGCATGTCATCAACGAATATCCGGACCTCTACAGGCTGTTCTCGGAGCCTGAATTCACCTGGAACAAGATCCGGCAGACCAACAGGAATCCCTTGATCGGACAGACGATCGGGGTCGACGGGCTGCTGACCGGATACGACGAGACGGACGGATTCGGGATGATCGCCTCGGCTGTTTTGGACGGTCAACGCATCATCGTCGCCGTCAACGGGCTCAAGACCAGTAACGAACGCTTCTCCGAGGTCCAGAAGCTGCTCGGCTGGGCGGCGCGCTCGTTCGAGAAGCTGTCGCTGTTCGCCGCCGGCGAACCGGTCGGCGCCATCGGCGTCTATGGCGGCGAAATCGGCAGCGTGCCGGTCGCCGCGCATCAGCCGATCGAGGTGCTGATACCGCGTGGAGTACGCTCGAAGCTGAGGGCGCGGATCGTCTACCTGGGGCCTTTGCGGGCCCCGGTGGCCGAGGGCCAGCGCGTCGGAGAGTTCCAGGTCTTCAATGATGACCAGCTTATCGGCACGGCGCCGGTCTTTGCCACCCGCGATGTCGATGTCGGTCCGCTGTACAGCCGCGCGCTCGATGCCGCCTATCAGATGGTGGTCGAGCTGATCCATTCCGGCGTCGACGCCGCAACCAACCGCTAG
- the tmk gene encoding dTMP kinase: protein MQPGRFITFEGGEGTGKSTQIERLVERLRARGLDVVQTREPGGTPRAETIRRAVLSGRVAALGPFAEALMMNAARDDHLAELIRPALARDAWVVCDRFADSTRAYQGALGGVTTEVLAALEDLVVGDTKPDLTIILDLDPEIALARARARTRAEGGAGDRFEDEGLHTHRKLRQAFLDIAAAEPDRCVVIDASGSADEVAERVWRVVSNRLGLEDARQVERTA from the coding sequence ATGCAACCCGGCCGCTTCATCACCTTCGAAGGAGGCGAGGGGACCGGCAAGAGCACGCAGATCGAACGGCTGGTCGAACGGCTTCGGGCGCGCGGGCTCGACGTCGTTCAGACCCGTGAACCGGGCGGAACACCACGTGCCGAGACCATTCGCCGCGCGGTGCTTTCGGGAAGGGTTGCCGCGCTCGGCCCGTTCGCCGAGGCGCTGATGATGAATGCCGCGCGCGACGATCACCTGGCCGAGCTCATACGTCCTGCGCTGGCCAGAGACGCCTGGGTCGTCTGCGATCGCTTCGCGGATTCGACACGCGCCTATCAGGGCGCCCTGGGTGGGGTGACGACGGAGGTTCTTGCGGCGCTTGAGGACCTGGTGGTCGGCGATACGAAACCCGACCTGACGATCATCCTCGACCTCGATCCGGAAATCGCCCTTGCCCGTGCCCGCGCGAGAACCCGCGCCGAGGGAGGGGCGGGCGATCGCTTCGAGGACGAGGGGCTTCATACCCATCGCAAGCTCCGTCAGGCCTTTCTCGACATCGCCGCGGCCGAACCGGACCGCTGCGTGGTGATCGACGCCTCGGGCAGCGCCGACGAGGTGGCCGAGCGGGTGTGGAGGGTGGTGAGCAACCGCCTCGGACTCGAGGATGCAAGGCAGGTGGAGCGAACGGCGTGA
- a CDS encoding DNA polymerase III subunit delta': MTGEVPTSFRLAPSDRAEGLLGHAAAEQALLEAYRSGRMHHAWLIEGPQGIGKATLAYRLARFVLAHPDPAMPAVAGAADLSLERDHPLIHQVAARAHPDLLVLERIAEEEGKALKTVIQVKQVRRLVRLLGSTPAAGGWRIVIVDPADDLNVESANALLKSLEEPPSRTLFLLVAHRPGRLPPTIRSRCRRIELRPLPQALVAGALAAAGFDAATVDVASRLADGSLGLALEMASADIAEPLRTLETILASMPRHDPIAAISLAEAAGRRGQEQLYAIMVTLVRDWISSRVKAATTRGEPVARLAPWAEVWEKVTRVLDETERLKLDRTKTLLAVFRLVSAATARDAARV, from the coding sequence GTGACCGGGGAAGTTCCGACCTCCTTCCGGCTCGCGCCCTCCGACAGGGCCGAAGGCCTGCTCGGCCATGCGGCCGCCGAGCAGGCGCTCCTCGAGGCCTACCGGTCGGGACGGATGCATCATGCCTGGCTGATCGAGGGTCCGCAGGGCATTGGCAAGGCAACGCTCGCCTACCGGTTGGCGCGGTTCGTTCTGGCCCACCCGGATCCGGCGATGCCGGCCGTGGCCGGTGCCGCCGACCTGTCGCTCGAACGCGACCATCCGCTCATCCATCAGGTCGCCGCCCGGGCTCATCCGGATCTGCTGGTGCTGGAGCGGATCGCCGAGGAGGAAGGAAAGGCCCTGAAGACCGTCATCCAGGTCAAGCAGGTGCGCCGCCTCGTTCGCCTGCTCGGATCGACGCCCGCCGCAGGCGGATGGCGCATCGTGATCGTCGATCCTGCCGACGATCTCAACGTGGAGTCCGCCAATGCGCTGCTGAAGTCCCTCGAAGAACCACCATCGCGCACGCTCTTCCTGCTGGTCGCGCACCGGCCGGGCCGACTGCCGCCGACGATCCGTTCGCGTTGCCGGCGCATCGAGCTCAGACCGCTTCCGCAGGCGCTCGTCGCCGGAGCGCTCGCCGCGGCCGGATTTGACGCCGCGACGGTGGATGTCGCGAGCCGCCTCGCCGATGGGAGCCTCGGGCTTGCGCTCGAAATGGCCTCCGCCGACATCGCCGAGCCCCTGCGCACCCTCGAGACGATCCTCGCGTCGATGCCGCGGCACGATCCCATTGCCGCAATCTCGCTCGCTGAAGCGGCTGGACGGCGGGGACAGGAGCAGCTCTATGCGATCATGGTGACGCTCGTGCGCGACTGGATCTCCTCCCGCGTCAAGGCTGCCACCACGCGGGGCGAACCTGTGGCTCGCCTTGCACCCTGGGCGGAGGTATGGGAAAAGGTCACCCGCGTGCTCGACGAGACCGAACGTCTCAAGCTCGACCGCACCAAAACCCTTCTGGCGGTGTTCAGGCTGGTTTCCGCCGCGACTGCCCGGGACGCGGCCCGCGTCTAG
- the metG gene encoding methionine--tRNA ligase — protein MTSKFYITTPIFYPNGVPHIGHAYTALASDVLARFHRLDGADVFFLTGTDEHGLKMQQTAQRQGLTPLELATRNAGVFKDLWARLDITYDDFIRTTERRHHRASEAIWQRMVDNGDIYLDTYAGWYSVRQEAFFDESETTVGEDGVRREPLGSPVEWVEEESYFFRLSAYGDRLLAHYEANPDFIAPPERRNEVVSFVKGGLQDLSVSRTTFDWGVRVPGNDRHVMYVWVDALTNYITAVGYPETESAQFRKWWPADIHVIGKDIIRFHAVYWPAFLMSAGVELPRRVFAHGFLFNRGEKMSKSVGNVVDPFALIDHYGVDQVRYFFLREVPFGQDGNYSHDAIVQRINADLANDLGNLAQRSLSMIAKHCEGRLPAPGVLSADDEAMLATADGLLAKARAAMAQQQLHIVLSDIWAAVGDANRYFAAQEPWALRKTDPGRFATVLYVTAEVLRQIGILIQPVTPTAAARLLDSVGAPPGARRFADLGAAGRLVPGAVLPAPTPVFPRYVETGEGA, from the coding sequence ATGACCTCAAAGTTCTACATCACGACGCCGATCTTCTACCCGAACGGCGTTCCACATATCGGCCATGCCTACACAGCCCTGGCCTCCGACGTGCTGGCACGGTTCCACCGTCTCGATGGCGCCGACGTGTTTTTCCTGACCGGAACCGACGAGCACGGCCTGAAGATGCAGCAGACCGCGCAGAGGCAGGGCCTCACACCGCTCGAGCTCGCCACGCGCAATGCCGGCGTCTTCAAGGATCTGTGGGCCCGACTCGACATCACCTATGACGATTTCATCCGCACCACCGAGCGGCGACATCACCGGGCCTCCGAAGCGATCTGGCAGCGGATGGTGGACAATGGCGACATCTACCTCGACACCTATGCCGGCTGGTATTCGGTCCGGCAGGAGGCCTTCTTCGACGAGTCGGAGACGACGGTCGGCGAGGATGGCGTGCGCCGCGAACCGCTCGGCTCGCCCGTGGAATGGGTCGAGGAGGAGAGCTATTTCTTCCGTCTCAGTGCCTATGGCGACCGGCTGCTCGCTCATTACGAGGCGAATCCGGACTTCATCGCCCCGCCGGAGCGGCGCAATGAGGTGGTGAGCTTCGTCAAGGGCGGCCTGCAGGATCTGTCGGTCTCCCGCACGACCTTCGACTGGGGCGTCAGGGTTCCCGGCAACGATCGGCACGTGATGTATGTGTGGGTCGACGCGCTGACCAACTACATCACCGCGGTCGGATATCCCGAGACGGAAAGCGCACAGTTCCGCAAGTGGTGGCCGGCCGACATTCACGTGATCGGCAAGGACATCATCCGCTTCCACGCGGTCTACTGGCCGGCCTTCCTGATGTCGGCAGGGGTCGAGCTTCCCAGGCGCGTCTTCGCGCATGGCTTCCTGTTCAACCGCGGCGAGAAGATGTCGAAGTCGGTCGGCAACGTGGTCGATCCGTTCGCGCTCATCGATCACTACGGCGTCGACCAGGTCCGCTACTTCTTCCTGCGCGAGGTGCCGTTCGGTCAGGACGGCAATTACAGCCACGACGCCATCGTCCAGCGCATCAATGCCGACCTGGCCAACGATCTCGGCAATCTCGCCCAGAGGTCGCTGTCGATGATCGCCAAGCATTGCGAGGGACGGCTCCCCGCGCCCGGCGTGCTGTCGGCTGACGACGAGGCGATGCTTGCCACTGCTGACGGATTGCTGGCCAAGGCACGTGCCGCGATGGCGCAGCAGCAGCTTCACATCGTCCTCTCGGACATCTGGGCTGCCGTTGGCGACGCCAACCGGTATTTCGCCGCCCAGGAGCCCTGGGCACTGCGCAAGACCGACCCCGGGCGGTTCGCGACCGTGCTGTACGTGACCGCCGAGGTCCTGCGCCAGATCGGTATTCTGATCCAGCCGGTGACGCCGACGGCGGCGGCGCGGCTGCTCGACAGCGTCGGCGCGCCCCCTGGCGCCCGGCGCTTCGCAGATCTCGGCGCGGCCGGGCGTCTCGTACCGGGCGCGGTGCTGCCGGCGCCGACGCCGGTGTTCCCGCGCTACGTCGAGACGGGCGAGGGTGCCTGA